The nucleotide sequence GAGGCGTTGTAGATGTTGTACTCATCAATGTAGGTATGGTTGGCGATGCCGATGGACCAAAAGTACACATAGTTGCCTGCACTGTTGTACCCGTGATAGGTGACCAGGTACGGCGTTTGCATAGAGAGTAACTTCTTGAAGGGCAGCTTCGATAGCTTCATGTGGGAATCAAACTTTTTACTGCCCAGCACCGACGCTGGCGCCTCATCACCGGCGCAGTGGTGCACGACAAACCTCTTGCAGCTCGCAATGTCAAAGAAGTCGACGTGTCCAGTGATCATGGCAAACACGAGatcgcgctgccgctctgaCACGGACTTGCTGTCAAAAATCTGAAACTGCTCGGGTGCCTCGTACAACTGGTCAAACTCGTTGTTGAAGCTGGAGACCGGAATGCgcgagacggcggcgccgactACGGGGCCGGCAAGTGGACCTCTGCCCGCCTCATCGCATCCGATCGTCAGGGCGGTTTCCTtgatgctgcgccgcagccgcacgccATATTTCTTTATctgcgccacagccgcatctctctctcgctccagCTTACGGCGAGTCGACGCAGAGATGCCATTGGTATCTGGAGCTGGCAGCGTGCGACCTGAGATGTTCGTCTGAGGCAGCAGGCCGTCACGGGAGAGCTGGTACCCGACCAGGTCCAACGTGCCATCGAGTGTGGGCTCGCCCGTGTCGGTCTCACGATGCCCGACCACCACCTTCTGCAGTGCGTTCCACGTCGGTGGTGGTCTGAAGGGGGGAAAGGTGAGGCGCTTCTGCCGTAGTACGCGATTGGGTCGGAGCAGGCCACTGCCAAGGGCAGACTTACGACGTACAAAAGGGACGAAGCGCCATGCGTTGAGCATGATAAGCATTCGTCTTTCGAATGAGTTGCAGCCGCGTGGAAGTGCGCTTGCGAGCCTAGACTTGTTCTCGCAACTGGTGAACTTGCGGCTTGACAAAGGGAGGTGCGGACGACTGCAGGTCGTCCGCACGAGCGCTGCTCGGTAATGAGACCTCTGTGtaggcaaaagagaagaacacgaAGGAGAACAGTGTGACGATGCGCCTTGAGCAAGTGAATGAtgcagtgggggggggggggtaataACAAGAGAGGCCCCTGGATCAAGTGATATCTATGAATGTATGTATGCGCAGGTGTGCCAGTGCACTCATGTGCGCTGGCAAGGTCTGtatctcactctctctctggatgCGTACGTGAGCAGGTGTCTGGGTATGAAGATATCAGTGCAATGTTGAGAGAAGTGCTGAAAAGTGCAACTGAAGAGAGGGGACAGGCTTCTATGCGGCCTCGTGTGAAGGGCGCTTCACTGTGTAGTTCGAGGGGTAGAAAAGAGATGGTGTAGGAGCGATGTGAGAGTTaaagtgtgtgcgtgtgtcctTCCTCCATGTGGTGATTGCCGCCGTAATTCGAGCACAAACGAGGAACCGACGATACCAGGCAaaaggcggagggagggaaggggtggcTGGTGACGGCCGTGTTAGATGCTCCGTATCAGCTagcaaagaggaaagggggaagagaggggaaagaacGCATGCGTCGAGGAGAAGCAGTGACGAAGGGGTAGTGCGCTGACAGGGAGGGATACTGAAAGGTAAGTGCATTGTTGTAGTCTTGTCGAGTGGCATAGAATACAAGATCAGCACAGGTGCCTAAAAACTTTCGGCGACCACCCTGAGGTTACCTCAGAATGCATTCTGGCAGATCAaagcacgcagagagagcaacGCGCACATGCTCTCATCAAGCAAATAAACAGAAAGAACGACTGCACACGAACCAGAGGTGAGCACGTCACTTCCTGTCCTTCACtctgcgcgtctctctctctcattcttcTCTTCTACTCCTTTCGGCAGATTACATGGTTAACAGGATTTTGCCAACGGGGCAAAAAAACACCGAGACGAGCACTTACAGGCATGccgcgcacacagagagagggagagagcgacaccAGCAccaaagggggaggaagacgatTAATAGtaataaataaataaaaagaaaagcactACCGCACGCGCACGTACTCGCATGTCAGTGACCTGCGCGGCAGAAAGCGAAATGTTTGCATCAGCTGCTTCAACTCCTCAGTTACAACGGCTGTGGGCGACGCTCTGACGCCAGTACCTTGAACCGGCGCTTGATGGTGACGCGCTGGCGGCTAAACTTGTCATCTGGGCTGAACCTGGCGGGGTGGGCGCTAAGCGTCGGCTTGTTCTCCGGGTCCATCTTCTTCAGCGTGTAGACACGCTTGCCGTCCACCATGTACACTCGGAGATGCATGTTCGagatgtgtgtgggtgggtgggggtgtggaTACTGTTGTGTGCTCGCGTGGAGATGGACAGCAAAGGCGCAAGTGCGATGCGCTACGTCTGTCTTCTTCGTGGAATAAGCTGGAGCTCTGAGAatcacggcagcagcgcaagctgTGACGTCATCCAGCAGGAACAGATGAGAAGAtgggagacagagacagagagagagaggtcaaACGTAATGGCAAAGGTTTCGATGGAATTACACAAGAGCTATAAAAGACACACGGTAGTTCAAGCGCGCCCACCATGCTGGTGTATGCCGGCtacagaaaaagaggtggCAGTTTGGAGGTAATGCTTCAGACAGCAATGGTCCTACTGCAGACGCGACTCCTCCATAACGCGCGCCTTAGTCAGacaagcgctgcagctgcaggtgcgctcTTCATTTCTTCTTTGACATTTTTCGTTTTTGGTTTCACTTGCGCTCGAGCCGGCGATATTTACCCCCCGTCAAGACCacaaaaacaaagaaagaggcaaagaggcaaagaggcaggagagaagaataCAGACGGCGCGTCTTATCCGGCCTTCGCCCAAGGCCGGAGCAAAAAACACCATACAAGACAGAGcgaacgaaagaaaagaaaggaggtgCCCACCCAGTTCCTTGTCGGTGCCCTGCAAGAGTGACGCGCTACGGCTGCCGCgtgtagggaggggggaggggtacgCAGGTATCGCgcgagaaaagaagagagacaagagagtccgtccccttccctctcgtCTCCGTCCAACATGAGTTCCACAGCAAGACAGCGGTGCACGGAAGGTGCGCGGCGGTATTTCGACGACGCTTTGGTGAacaaaggaagagaaacaagagaCGACACACAGCCTGGTGAGGTGCGGCACGATGGTCTATGGGCGTGGAGGTACCTCTTTGCATGAATGCGTGGTCGCGATGGCCGGACAGCACATGCAGAAGTTCCAGCacgaaagaggaggaacaaGGAGACCTGGACAGttgtcacacacacgcacacaccgctgaAGAGGAATGAAGAAGCAAGAAGCAAAACAATGGTGCCGcgaagcagaaaagagaacggagagaacaacaacaacaaaaaaaaaagcaggcGCCGTCGCACACCGACACGACAGAGCAAAGGGCTGAGGAGAAGAAATGGCGCCCTGAGGAGGGGAGTGGCGTAAGGAATAAAGTACGCAAAAAGACAAACATAGACACccgcagagagggaagagagagtcATACATGCGGTCTTGCACGTACGCAGAGGTATTTCCTACGTCGGGGTGTTGGAGTACGAGTAAAGGGAGGCACCGCGACACCGCCGCAAACCACTGTTCCCGGCTCCGATGTGCGTGGCAATCTACACACAGGTGAGAAAATTATCGGTCACTAAAAAGGGGGGGCAAAAACTACCCCATGCGATGGAGAGAGACGTTCGCCCATCACCGCCGATTGGTGCCCATGTCCGCACTTGCGCTCTCACTCAGCAACGCGCATCATATCACTCACACCATCAGAATGATGAGCCCCATACCCCCTCCCTGATACGGGATAccggcctcctctccccctccccacaacTCGAAGAGCGGCAGGGCTTGCGTGCCGTGCACAACAACACTGCggcggaaggagaagaggagaggcaagcGCTACCTTCAAcaatcagagagagagcgcgctcGTCTCCGTGCGGTGTCGTATACGTGCAAGGAAACTCCAAGAGCACAAAACGCACGAAATGCgcaagcgagggagaggcggcaaGGCACGGAGGAACGTAAAGGCGGGACCTCTGTTGCATTGCACAGCGATAGAGTTGAAAAGGGAGATCAATTAGGGGGTGACAATGGGCAGTCTCCAGGCACAAAGGCTTTAAAAATCTACGGTGTTCAGTACGGTTCCAAAGGATGCTTCTGTTGGTGTAGGTGAGCCCGCAACATGCGATCGTCGCGCATGAGGCTCGTCATGTAACAAGTGTTGTTGAGAATAGCGACGTACACGCTCTCCGGCAGGaagtgcggcagctgcgcatggcaCTTTCTTCTGCACACAACAGGCTTGTGTGTCGATGGAATGTCGTTCAGTTTCCGAAGCTCTTCCTTGGCCGAACGCCGAGCCCGTGTCGACGAGAAATCGTCTATCAAgtgcgctcgcgcagcagacCGCCTAAGTTGCGCAAACACAGCGGAGGTCGTCTCGAACCGGAGCAGCGACTCGGGCAGTCGGCCGATCATGAAGAAGTTGTAGACGTCCAGCTCGTAGCTGGGAGCCTCTGTAGCAGGCGTCGAGTTGGCGGCGAGGCTGAGAAGGTTGGTGCGGTGGGTAGTGGTGTCAGTGCGCATCTTCGACTCGGCACTCGCCTCAATCACTTGTCGCACGGCATTTGACAGGACGTTAAAGGGGTATTGCTGCTGGGTGAGCTCAGCCTCACGCTGTGCCACCACGGTCGCCCAGTACGCCTCTTCTACATCTCGACGCACTTTGCGGTAATTGAGCTCCACCACGGCCTGCACGCGGGCACGGTGGCGCCGGAATGCACTCTGAATGCACACCGCTTGCGTTTCTAGGAAATAAGCGGCCCAGCGCAGCTTCGTGTGTGGAATCCGAAGCTTGGGAAGAATTGTGTCAGGAGCCCGTTCGCtgcaacgctgccgccgctggaaGATCTTGGGATGCGCGTACTTGGCCACAATCGCCATCGTCTGCACCATCTGCTTGTGAAAACGGTAGAGCTTCCAGatgggaaggaaaagaaggcgcAGGGTGTCGTACGCGGCGAACTTGACCAGCTGCGAGTCCGTGAGGCTCACAGTGTTTTCTAGCGGCGAATTGGTCGAACACCCAAGCTCCTCTTCGATAGCGGCGGTGTCGAGTTTTAGCCTCAGTGAGCGGCCCAGCTGACTCGACAGACGCCGCGGCTCCTTCGGAGGCCACGCAACGAGCGTGGAGCTTGACAAGCCGCCATCAAAGAGACCGTTGAGGTGCGACGAATCCTCACCTACTTCCATGCTGAGCTTCTTTTCTCCAAACGGCACGCAGTGCACCGCGAGGGACTTCACCTCGTCTGCGGAAGGGACCGCGGAAGATTTCACCAGTGGCAAAGAGTCCTCCCCACCCGCCTTCCTTGGATGGCGCTGTCGGCTGCGCGATATGGTTGCAAAGATGTCGTCAGAGCGGCGCAGGGTGCAAGCCCACGGGACAGAGGTGGGTGCAGTAAAAATGCACCTCGGCACGTGCCTCGGCGGGTTGAGCGAAACATGCCGCGGGCGGCTACTCGCGGTGGTGTTCGCTTGGTAACTGCGATggcgtggtgctgccgctgaagTCCCCGACATTGGAGGatgcggcaccaccacctcctgtgGAAGCACCGTCGCTGACGCAGTACGCCGCTTCTGCATTGCTGGGTAGGGAGCAGGGTAACACGGAAGGGGTGAATCGACATGCAAATCTACATTAACGGCAAGAAGGTCCGCGCGAGCAGGTGAGGGTGAAAGTAGAGAAGAGATGAAACAAAGCGAACAACGAGCATGGACATAATGCCGGCACACAGTGATGTACGCACGTCCCTGTGCGTTGGCGTACGTGTTTTggaagcagcgaagaagcgaCTCAAGCGCTTGCGGTTACAAAACTTTCTTGCACGACGCGACCGAGAATCAAATGAagtctcctctcccccctccctttgaGGTGGTGAGTAGTGAAGAAAGGGGgtaaagaaggagagaggagaaggatAGACGCACTAGAGACAGCAGACCTACACAGCCACGCACATATGACGACGTGTAGCTCGTAGAGATGGCATTCAGCAGTAGAGAGTCGCTTTCGAGTCGGATACATCATCGTCCGCACCAGCGCTGCGACTACCCCGCGGATATGAGGAATATATGGTTCACGTACCTGGGCGTGACTGCATGCAGCGCTGTGGCATCGCACACGCGCCGATGCGCTGCGTGGTCAAGGGACGCCGTCACTCTCTCAGCCCACAACGGGTGTTGCTtatgctgctgcaccgaaGAGCCCATGCGAGTCAGGCGTCGGAGCGTTACTCATGTTTTGCATTACACAACGAGAAAATCGTGAACGACAACAAAATGAAAAGTGCACACAGCGGGAGaacggcagcaccgacagTGCAGGTTGAGCGTGAGTGGGTGGTGGTATCGATAGAGCCAGGTATGGCAAGGTCAGACGAGAATCACAGCAAGCGTCCCCATCCTCACATCCTGCCTCAGCCTgtcgttctctctcacccccaaGCCAaaacacctccgccacccctCCAGACTTGCTTGCAGACGAACAGAGATGGTgcggggagaaggaaggagcgAACAACAATCACCTCCACAAGCACGAGCGATGGAGGCACAAAgcatacatgcacacagaCAGTGAACAAAGGAAACGACAACTTGTGCATTCATCCCATCACCAGGGGGGCAAACACAtgcacgcatgcacatgcCTTTCCAACTCTGCTTCGTCCAAGGCCCTCCACTCTCTACCGCTTAGGAGGTAAGCACataagagagggaaagagacgaGGGAAGCAGAGTGGGATCgcagggaaaggaaaagaagtcTGTATTACTCTCTTTTCCTGCCTTCATAGCTGTTCAACCGCCTATCTGCGCTTCACCGCCGCGCTCTTCGCGCGCTTCTGCGAGCGCCACTTCTTCAGAAGAACGTCCGCGGCGTTTCCGTAGGCCCACCGGTGGCGGTCCTTCACAAATTCCAACTCGTCAGCAATCTGCTTAAACACCTTGGCGAAGTCCACCGGCTGAGCCGGGGCTTGCGGCATCTGCTGCATGATCATTGCACTAGTCCCTTCCGCCTCGACATCCTcaccgagcagcagctgcagcagacccTGGTTGCCGGACATGATAAGGAAGTAGAGACTGAGGGAGGTGACGTAGTTGCAGTTCAGCACATCGATCTCGAGTCCGCGCTGCATCATCTCCCGAAAGCGGTGCGACAAGGGAAACGGAAACTTGGCGACCACAAAGCCGGAGAAGAAGTATGAGACCAGCATCATCATACCAATGTTCGGCACCATCATCATGAACTGGTTCTTCAGTAAACCCGACATGAGGTTCGGGTCGTTCATCATCTCCATCGGGTTGACCGGATCCACCTTCTTCTTCAGCATGCCATTCAGCATGTGCTCCGCCCGGTGCTTGAAGGACTCAGGCGACAGtacagcaccgccactgaGTAGTAGGCGGCCGTAATTCTGAATGTTCACGTTGCAGATGCGAACCATATCTGGCTTGGAGGAGGAGTTCATGAGGATGCCGGCGTagtggcgcagcacccccaTGAACAGGACTATCACAATCAAAGGCAATAGCACCCAGTCCCGGATGCTGGGGTCTAACAGAATGTTTTGCTCAGCCGCCATTGTTCGAGCAGACccagggaagaagagggggggcgaCAAGACACGAGAGGCGATGAAAAAGAACGAGTGGTGTAGAATTCAAGAAAGCGAAAACTTCGGTGAGTACGACCGCgtcgccgtg is from Leishmania panamensis strain MHOM/PA/94/PSC-1 chromosome 35 sequence and encodes:
- a CDS encoding nuclear protein family a (nop10p), putative (TriTrypDB/GeneDB-style sysID: LpmP.35.0340) → MHLRVYMVDGKRVYTLKKMDPENKPTLSAHPARFSPDDKFSRQRVTIKRRFKVLASERRPQPL
- a CDS encoding hypothetical protein (TriTrypDB/GeneDB-style sysID: LpmP.35.0350); amino-acid sequence: MQKRRTASATVLPQEVVVPHPPMSGTSAAAPRHRSYQANTTASSRPRHVSLNPPRHVPRCIFTAPTSVPWACTLRRSDDIFATISRSRQRHPRKAGGEDSLPLVKSSAVPSADEVKSLAVHCVPFGEKKLSMEVGEDSSHLNGLFDGGLSSSTLVAWPPKEPRRLSSQLGRSLRLKLDTAAIEEELGCSTNSPLENTVSLTDSQLVKFAAYDTLRLLFLPIWKLYRFHKQMVQTMAIVAKYAHPKIFQRRQRCSERAPDTILPKLRIPHTKLRWAAYFLETQAVCIQSAFRRHRARVQAVVELNYRKVRRDVEEAYWATVVAQREAELTQQQYPFNVLSNAVRQVIEASAESKMRTDTTTHRTNLLSLAANSTPATEAPSYELDVYNFFMIGRLPESLLRFETTSAVFAQLRRSAARAHLIDDFSSTRARRSAKEELRKLNDIPSTHKPVVCRRKCHAQLPHFLPESVYVAILNNTCYMTSLMRDDRMLRAHLHQQKHPLEPY
- the RNHII gene encoding ribonuclease HII, putative (TriTrypDB/GeneDB-style sysID: LpmP.35.0330); protein product: MLIMLNAWRFVPFVRRKSALGSGLLRPNRVLRQKRLTFPPFRPPPTWNALQKVVVGHRETDTGEPTLDGTLDLVGYQLSRDGLLPQTNISGRTLPAPDTNGISASTRRKLERERDAAVAQIKKYGVRLRRSIKETALTIGCDEAGRGPLAGPVVGAAVSRIPVSSFNNEFDQLYEAPEQFQIFDSKSVSERQRDLVFAMITGHVDFFDIASCKRFVVHHCAGDEAPASVLGSKKFDSHMKLSKLPFKKLLSMQTPYLVTYHGYNSAGNYVYFWSIGIANHTYIDEYNIYNASMNTMHRSAQSIWHMLNDARFSHETAPRPRSSSIVQYLFSRFCTAANHDNEKRYQVPHKLDLLKGATDYFDFEPIQPPLVLIDGHAVPGPSYDYFTSVSIGGDVQPIIEGDKRSLSIAAASCLAKVTRDELMNYIGALYPGYGFGENKGYPVEQHMKYVAKNGLCPIHRKTYRPCRAALEKSQQKK
- a CDS encoding hypothetical protein (TriTrypDB/GeneDB-style sysID: LpmP.35.0360) → MAAEQNILLDPSIRDWVLLPLIVIVLFMGVLRHYAGILMNSSSKPDMVRICNVNIQNYGRLLLSGGAVLSPESFKHRAEHMLNGMLKKKVDPVNPMEMMNDPNLMSGLLKNQFMMMVPNIGMMMLVSYFFSGFVVAKFPFPLSHRFREMMQRGLEIDVLNCNYVTSLSLYFLIMSGNQGLLQLLLGEDVEAEGTSAMIMQQMPQAPAQPVDFAKVFKQIADELEFVKDRHRWAYGNAADVLLKKWRSQKRAKSAAVKRR